The Akkermansia sp. N21116 genome includes a region encoding these proteins:
- a CDS encoding DUF4105 domain-containing protein — MIRRACSLLGKSVLFLTGLLLAVWCAGIVYYMIPGGGGLVWLFAADSVVLFFLRKKFRWAMPVFWCFLGGLLGFYALYPASNDGEWQDPWGRLPRVVWDGPDTATVENVRDFSYISPNEYKVCYRTETFRLNDVRTLDFAVSHWDGLEMVAHTMLSFGFSDGRYLAISAETRLPKGVEQGSIPGLFKQFNLMYIPATERDLFALRTNFRKEDLYLYRLNLKPEQIRGVLVEFLKLLQDQNESPEFYNTLTNNCTTALLPPFRQTLKRNRYESSPILNGLSDRHAFDAGSLLHDPGETFEELKKRSRVPQGCEADDLSDYSNEIRRETGIE, encoded by the coding sequence ATGATTCGTCGTGCGTGTTCTTTGCTGGGCAAGTCTGTTCTGTTTTTGACTGGCTTATTGCTGGCTGTCTGGTGTGCAGGCATTGTCTATTACATGATTCCCGGAGGGGGGGGCCTGGTGTGGCTTTTTGCGGCGGATTCCGTGGTTTTGTTTTTTTTACGCAAGAAGTTTCGCTGGGCTATGCCTGTGTTTTGGTGCTTTCTGGGCGGGCTTCTCGGTTTTTATGCCTTGTACCCGGCCTCGAATGACGGGGAGTGGCAGGATCCGTGGGGAAGATTGCCCCGAGTAGTGTGGGATGGGCCGGATACGGCGACGGTGGAGAATGTGAGGGATTTTTCCTACATTTCTCCCAATGAATATAAGGTATGTTACCGGACAGAGACATTTCGCCTTAACGATGTGAGGACACTTGATTTTGCCGTGTCTCACTGGGATGGTTTGGAGATGGTGGCGCATACGATGCTTTCCTTCGGGTTTAGCGATGGCCGTTATCTTGCCATTTCAGCCGAGACGCGATTGCCGAAGGGCGTGGAGCAGGGCAGTATTCCCGGATTGTTCAAGCAATTCAACCTGATGTACATCCCGGCTACGGAACGGGATCTATTTGCCCTGCGTACCAATTTCCGCAAGGAAGACTTATATCTTTATCGGTTGAATTTAAAGCCGGAGCAAATCCGGGGCGTCTTGGTGGAGTTTCTCAAGCTTCTTCAGGATCAGAATGAGTCTCCGGAATTCTACAATACGCTGACTAACAATTGCACGACGGCTCTTCTTCCTCCATTCCGGCAGACCCTCAAGAGGAACAGATACGAATCTTCCCCCATCCTCAATGGTTTGAGTGACCGTCATGCCTTTGATGCCGGCAGTTTGCTGCATGATCCCGGAGAAACCTTCGAGGAACTCAAGAAGCGTTCCCGGGTGCCTCAAGGGTGCGAGGCGGATGACTTGAGTGATTATTCCAACGAGATCCGCCGGGAAACGGGTATTGAATGA
- a CDS encoding rubrerythrin family protein: MSKTLENLKAAIIGETTASATYAAYAAIAAQEGYPLIQKLFEAASRAESIHAANHNKVLVKLGGAMEPFDIQIKAGTTIENLKAAIAGETHEFEVMYPEFIAEAEAAGEKAAVRTFVWANDTEKEHAKFYGIALEALQAGKPAELPTRYWICPLCGDTFSTVEDMTACPLCGTKVEKFIIIS; the protein is encoded by the coding sequence ATGAGCAAAACACTCGAAAATCTCAAAGCAGCAATCATCGGAGAAACCACCGCATCCGCCACTTACGCAGCCTATGCAGCCATTGCCGCTCAGGAAGGGTATCCACTGATCCAGAAGTTGTTCGAAGCAGCTTCGCGTGCGGAATCCATCCACGCGGCCAATCATAACAAAGTGCTCGTGAAACTCGGAGGTGCCATGGAACCCTTTGATATCCAGATCAAAGCCGGCACAACTATTGAAAACCTCAAGGCTGCCATAGCCGGAGAAACCCATGAATTCGAAGTCATGTATCCCGAATTCATCGCCGAAGCGGAAGCTGCCGGAGAAAAAGCCGCCGTACGCACCTTCGTCTGGGCCAACGATACGGAAAAGGAACACGCCAAGTTCTACGGAATCGCCTTGGAAGCCCTGCAGGCCGGCAAACCCGCAGAATTGCCCACCCGGTACTGGATATGCCCCCTTTGCGGCGATACGTTCAGCACCGTAGAAGACATGACCGCCTGCCCTCTTTGTGGAACCAAAGTGGAAAAATTCATCATCATCTCCTGA
- a CDS encoding MATE family efflux transporter — protein MNNVSYKHIWSVTYPILISLLMEQMIGITDTMFLGRYGEVELGASAIAGVYYLAMFVVAFGFGIGAQIIMGRRNGEGRYRQIGPVMVQGAFFMVVMAAVMFTVSRIWTPGILRSIIESDAIYHASLEYLNWRIYGFFFAFIAIMFRSFYVGITRTGVLTSNSLIMVGANVLLNYTLIFGHFGFPRLGIAGAAIASSISELVSLIFFFIYTWKKTDLEKYGFTYAFRFRPRLLKGILAISSWMMVQNFVSMSMWFIFFLSIEHLGERPLALVNITRTAATVFYMIVSSFASTTSTLVSNSIGAGRSNDIFPICTKCIKMASLFILPLIAFCLLFPGLVSGFFTNNLELAQESIPVIRVMAATIIFVVPAFILFSAVSGTGNTRTAFFMELICLSIYLLAIYVIVIKLRSDVAICWLTDPIYSFALIPMAWIYLRRGNWQSKKI, from the coding sequence ATGAACAACGTTTCCTACAAACACATCTGGTCCGTGACCTACCCCATCCTCATCAGCCTCCTGATGGAGCAAATGATCGGTATCACGGATACCATGTTCCTTGGCCGATACGGGGAAGTCGAGCTTGGAGCATCCGCCATTGCAGGCGTTTACTATCTCGCCATGTTCGTGGTTGCGTTCGGATTCGGCATCGGAGCCCAAATTATCATGGGGAGGAGAAACGGAGAAGGCCGTTATCGCCAAATCGGCCCCGTCATGGTACAGGGAGCCTTTTTCATGGTCGTCATGGCAGCCGTCATGTTCACTGTTTCCCGCATATGGACGCCGGGCATTCTACGTTCCATCATCGAATCGGACGCCATCTACCATGCATCTCTGGAATACCTGAACTGGCGTATCTACGGATTCTTCTTCGCCTTCATCGCCATCATGTTCCGCTCATTCTACGTAGGAATCACCCGGACCGGCGTCCTGACATCCAATTCGCTCATCATGGTCGGTGCCAACGTCCTGCTGAACTATACCCTCATCTTCGGACATTTCGGTTTTCCCCGTCTCGGCATTGCCGGGGCTGCCATCGCATCCTCGATCTCGGAACTCGTCTCCCTCATATTCTTTTTCATTTATACATGGAAGAAAACGGATTTGGAGAAATACGGTTTCACATATGCCTTCCGGTTCCGTCCGCGTCTGTTAAAAGGCATACTTGCCATTTCTTCATGGATGATGGTGCAGAACTTCGTTTCCATGTCGATGTGGTTCATCTTTTTCCTCTCCATCGAACATCTCGGAGAGCGCCCTCTGGCGCTGGTTAACATTACGCGCACCGCTGCCACCGTCTTCTACATGATCGTCAGTTCCTTTGCCTCCACGACAAGCACCCTCGTCAGTAACAGCATCGGAGCCGGAAGAAGCAACGACATCTTCCCTATATGCACCAAATGCATTAAAATGGCCTCCTTGTTCATTCTACCCCTGATCGCATTCTGCCTGCTATTCCCCGGACTAGTCTCCGGATTCTTCACCAACAACCTTGAACTAGCACAAGAAAGCATTCCCGTCATCCGTGTTATGGCAGCAACCATCATCTTCGTCGTACCGGCATTCATCCTGTTCAGTGCCGTCTCGGGTACCGGTAATACGCGAACGGCTTTCTTCATGGAACTCATCTGTCTTTCCATCTACCTGCTGGCCATCTACGTCATCGTTATCAAACTTAGATCCGACGTCGCCATTTGCTGGCTTACAGACCCTATCTACAGCTTTGCTCTCATCCCAATGGCTTGGATTTACCTCAGAAGAGGAAACTGGCAATCCAAAAAAATCTAA
- the secD gene encoding protein translocase subunit SecD, with protein sequence MNLLAQSPQNADAALYGGNPFFNFIFNCFSDPLFIFIAGMALLGLFFWYLSSDDDKMKRNSGTLFIIGISAFSLFSLMTSGIRYGIDIDGGVSFTLQVQPNIIDGKPEPLSSQAMEQACLTINERLNASGANEVTVMPQGQDKIQIQIPETDPEKIKKQREIITKIAHLEILPVHPDNHRLISEGIERVPGYQLYDYEFTSESGKVFHEKFFLTKLPLLTGKDIKSAHPNYAQKGYIGVTLSNDGAEKLWNATLKMKKGVDRLAIVLDGRVISAPVVQANLSKDFSISGLDKPGEAEQLAKTLTNPLSNELKILEQRQVSASLGKAALVQSEWAGVAGLLICFLLVAIYYRFAGIVAMVGLTINALILLGLMSLFGFVLTLPGIAGIVLTLGMAVDANVLINERLREEKEKGNSFGYALRKSYEKAFSAIFDSNITSLITAVILFFMASGTIKGFAVTLIIGILSSMIGAIVVTRVLFYWMEKTGLLHNMQFLNVFKRMKKFDFLSKRKIFMTISVTCIVASFVAAVVQKDKCLGIDFTGGTSITYDIPDGVKTDFKDVEKIIAKLTLSQTTTVQEFTTPTGDSIIIRCAANQDDIAKITQAVQKEVPQIVKASGPSVDMVGPILGEEFLNSSMWAIIAGLIGIMLYMAVRFEWSFALAAVVAILHDVILVLGVVIISGEQLNIIHVGAILTIAGYAVNDTIVIFDRIREQIRFADPDKDEKAMMNDAINFTLSRTILTSGATLSTVICLYFFGGPAMQDFSFTILVGILIGTYASICIAPACVFFFTRKHSLHEEVNRAMDAELGNTTH encoded by the coding sequence ATGAATTTGTTGGCACAATCTCCACAGAACGCGGATGCCGCCCTTTATGGGGGAAATCCCTTTTTCAATTTTATCTTCAACTGCTTCAGCGATCCCCTTTTTATCTTCATCGCTGGCATGGCTCTTCTAGGGCTCTTCTTCTGGTATCTGAGTTCCGATGATGACAAAATGAAGAGGAACTCCGGCACCCTCTTCATCATCGGCATCTCCGCCTTCTCCCTTTTTTCCCTGATGACCTCCGGCATCCGGTACGGCATCGATATCGACGGCGGCGTCTCCTTCACGCTCCAGGTTCAACCCAACATCATCGACGGCAAACCGGAGCCTCTCTCCTCCCAGGCCATGGAACAGGCTTGCCTGACCATCAATGAACGATTGAACGCTTCCGGTGCCAACGAAGTGACAGTCATGCCTCAGGGGCAGGATAAAATTCAAATCCAGATCCCGGAAACGGACCCGGAAAAAATCAAGAAACAGCGCGAAATCATCACTAAAATCGCCCACCTGGAGATTCTTCCCGTCCACCCGGACAACCATCGCCTCATCAGCGAAGGTATCGAACGCGTCCCCGGCTATCAGCTTTACGACTACGAATTCACCAGTGAATCCGGCAAGGTTTTTCACGAAAAATTCTTCCTCACCAAACTTCCCCTGCTCACCGGCAAGGACATCAAAAGCGCCCATCCCAACTACGCCCAGAAGGGGTACATCGGAGTAACTCTTAGCAATGACGGAGCTGAAAAACTATGGAACGCCACTCTCAAAATGAAAAAAGGGGTAGACCGTCTTGCCATCGTTCTCGACGGTCGCGTCATCAGTGCGCCCGTCGTCCAGGCTAACCTTTCCAAGGATTTCAGCATCAGCGGACTCGATAAACCCGGGGAAGCCGAACAACTCGCCAAAACCCTGACAAACCCCCTCTCCAACGAACTGAAGATCCTTGAACAACGCCAAGTATCCGCCTCCCTCGGTAAGGCAGCCCTCGTACAAAGTGAATGGGCCGGTGTAGCAGGACTTCTCATCTGTTTCCTCCTTGTCGCCATCTACTATCGTTTCGCCGGCATCGTCGCCATGGTCGGCCTGACCATCAACGCCCTGATCCTGTTGGGCCTCATGTCCCTCTTCGGATTCGTACTGACCCTGCCGGGCATTGCCGGTATCGTACTGACACTCGGTATGGCCGTTGACGCCAACGTGCTCATCAACGAACGATTGCGGGAAGAAAAGGAAAAGGGCAACAGCTTTGGCTATGCTCTTCGCAAATCGTATGAAAAGGCATTCTCCGCCATTTTCGACTCCAACATTACATCGCTCATCACCGCCGTCATCCTTTTCTTCATGGCCAGCGGTACCATCAAGGGATTTGCCGTGACCCTCATCATCGGTATTCTCTCGTCAATGATCGGCGCCATCGTCGTCACCCGTGTGCTCTTCTATTGGATGGAAAAGACGGGATTGCTCCACAACATGCAGTTCCTCAACGTCTTCAAGCGCATGAAGAAGTTCGACTTCCTTTCCAAGCGTAAAATCTTCATGACCATCTCCGTCACGTGCATCGTCGCCAGTTTCGTCGCTGCCGTCGTCCAGAAGGACAAATGCCTCGGCATCGACTTCACGGGAGGTACTTCGATCACCTACGATATTCCCGACGGGGTCAAGACCGATTTCAAGGATGTTGAAAAAATCATTGCCAAACTGACCTTGAGCCAGACGACAACCGTGCAGGAGTTCACCACGCCGACAGGAGATTCCATCATTATTCGCTGCGCCGCCAATCAGGATGACATTGCAAAAATCACCCAGGCCGTGCAGAAGGAGGTTCCGCAGATTGTCAAGGCCTCCGGTCCAAGCGTAGACATGGTCGGCCCCATCCTCGGTGAAGAATTCCTCAACAGTTCCATGTGGGCTATCATAGCCGGCCTCATCGGCATCATGCTCTACATGGCCGTCCGTTTCGAATGGTCGTTTGCCCTGGCCGCCGTGGTCGCTATCTTGCACGATGTTATCCTCGTCCTCGGAGTCGTCATCATCTCCGGTGAACAGTTGAACATCATCCATGTCGGCGCCATTCTTACTATTGCGGGGTATGCCGTTAACGATACCATTGTTATTTTCGACCGTATCCGGGAACAAATCCGTTTTGCCGATCCCGACAAGGACGAAAAGGCAATGATGAACGATGCCATCAACTTCACTCTGTCCCGTACCATTCTGACGTCTGGAGCCACATTGAGCACGGTTATCTGCCTCTACTTCTTTGGCGGTCCCGCCATGCAAGACTTCTCGTTCACCATTCTTGTCGGTATCCTCATCGGCACATACGCTTCCATCTGTATCGCTCCGGCCTGCGTCTTCTTCTTCACACGCAAGCACAGCCTGCATGAAGAAGTGAACCGCGCCATGGATGCCGAACTTGGCAATACCACTCACTAA
- a CDS encoding deoxycytidylate deaminase codes for MEHQKRLPIDQYVMTLAHAAALRSEDPYRKVGAAALDADNRVIGTAYNGLFPGFKATDEFWSSREGRQKYMLHAEINLCSLIRRGEAKIVACTTMPCTSCMQALCAHGVKTIYYAEPYAKSDAPAIAAMYGVELIQVNDYPLSAHFPLVADVD; via the coding sequence ATGGAACATCAAAAAAGATTGCCCATCGACCAATACGTCATGACCTTGGCTCACGCAGCCGCCCTGCGCTCCGAAGATCCCTATCGGAAAGTCGGCGCGGCAGCCCTTGATGCCGACAACCGCGTCATCGGAACCGCCTACAACGGTCTCTTCCCCGGCTTCAAAGCCACAGACGAATTCTGGAGCAGCCGCGAAGGACGCCAAAAATACATGCTCCACGCAGAAATCAACCTCTGCAGCCTCATACGCCGTGGAGAAGCTAAAATCGTCGCCTGCACAACCATGCCCTGTACGTCCTGCATGCAAGCCCTGTGCGCCCACGGAGTCAAAACAATTTACTACGCCGAACCCTATGCCAAATCCGACGCCCCCGCCATCGCCGCCATGTATGGAGTGGAACTCATCCAGGTGAACGACTACCCTCTTTCTGCTCATTTTCCTCTTGTTGCCGACGTTGATTGA
- a CDS encoding MFS transporter, whose amino-acid sequence MEEDLHATKTPSRKEWLSFSSLILIQSQNAFNEKAAQFLLIPLAAWLWNEAGNMEYALGAIIGLPYLLFSPLVGWLADCFCKARIIQFMTFLQIGVMALMWHCFVAHDIYGAILWFCIFAIQATILSPARKGIVKDMVGSRQLGFASGIVEMSIIFSILAAQIGIFIWFDELLQSTGDGWHAAAYPTMIMILVAVPVAIASLFLPRYPVTQKKPFKISLFYEHFLQIKFLWRQRNLRLSEIGISYFWFLAGVLILITIQIAKDVTSGDVGFGWVAAILMAWLSGGVIVGGVIASIICHKKIELGLIPLGAIGLTAGCIFTSFFEPMTLGSNLGFSITGAFASAYLVPLNAYLQDNCEPSSRGNVIAAGNLLDMLMGLIAVGFQMVMKEFIPIQQQFIVLSFLGLGITIVALRLIPREFIRMIGLWGMRFVYRARIMGQNNIPEYGGVIIISNHVTYGDALFLSMVFPRPIRFIVAEEFVTLRWLGWLLELFNCLPISSRKPREALSKAIQALKDGEVICIFPEGQLTRTGTLCAARRGLELMARKSHCPIVPIYMDGLWGSVFSYSGNRFFSKKPRQIPYRFTAAIGEPLDPQTVTSVQAINVLRRLSADCLDVSAHIGRNSILAHLENIGTDMLVTSNTGELTGNDIAHYLINESAPPDKGVLTDWVRQFIDCCGDRDNLNRLWINAQQIDRVNSFLPGETMLTTVGNGENQEAVVAIFWPILTNTPVYLLNDHDSSIPAFIRQIAGGFHLRKRLYDLVPPRRLQFYDFSNKPSLTLPNTTWKPCFCSDKGCVISMSMCHGVFKLDDGTVQLGMRPRTLGRLLPGFYQTSSNASEIMGPSLKEPYSLPPNTYLDESGFLAELQSDSKDS is encoded by the coding sequence ATGGAAGAAGATCTTCATGCGACTAAAACGCCCAGCCGTAAAGAATGGTTAAGCTTTTCGTCGCTCATTCTGATTCAGTCCCAGAATGCTTTCAACGAAAAAGCGGCCCAATTCCTGCTGATCCCCCTAGCGGCCTGGCTTTGGAACGAAGCCGGGAACATGGAATATGCCCTGGGGGCTATTATCGGCCTTCCCTACCTGCTGTTTTCCCCCCTGGTGGGCTGGCTGGCAGATTGCTTCTGCAAAGCGCGCATCATTCAGTTCATGACGTTCCTGCAAATCGGAGTTATGGCCCTCATGTGGCACTGCTTCGTGGCACACGACATATACGGGGCCATCCTGTGGTTCTGCATCTTCGCCATCCAGGCCACTATCCTGAGTCCGGCCCGGAAGGGTATCGTCAAAGACATGGTCGGATCCCGCCAGCTGGGCTTCGCCTCCGGAATCGTGGAAATGAGCATCATCTTCTCAATTCTGGCAGCGCAAATCGGTATTTTTATCTGGTTCGACGAACTGCTCCAAAGTACCGGTGACGGTTGGCATGCCGCCGCCTATCCGACGATGATCATGATTCTCGTCGCCGTTCCCGTCGCCATTGCCTCCCTCTTCCTGCCCCGCTATCCTGTCACCCAGAAAAAGCCCTTCAAGATCAGCCTTTTCTACGAACACTTCCTACAGATTAAATTCCTCTGGCGCCAGCGTAATCTCCGTTTGAGCGAAATCGGCATTTCCTATTTCTGGTTCCTTGCCGGCGTCCTTATTCTTATCACCATCCAAATAGCCAAGGACGTCACCAGCGGCGATGTAGGCTTCGGGTGGGTTGCAGCCATCCTCATGGCGTGGCTTAGCGGAGGAGTCATCGTCGGCGGAGTCATCGCCTCCATCATCTGCCATAAAAAAATCGAATTGGGCCTCATCCCCCTAGGAGCCATCGGTTTGACCGCCGGCTGTATCTTTACCTCCTTCTTCGAGCCTATGACGCTGGGAAGCAACCTCGGCTTCTCTATCACCGGTGCCTTCGCCTCAGCCTACCTCGTCCCGCTGAACGCTTACCTGCAGGACAACTGTGAGCCTTCGTCACGAGGTAACGTCATCGCCGCCGGCAACCTCCTGGACATGCTCATGGGACTCATTGCAGTCGGTTTCCAAATGGTGATGAAGGAATTTATCCCCATCCAGCAACAATTCATCGTCCTCTCCTTCCTCGGGCTGGGCATTACCATCGTCGCTCTGCGCCTCATCCCCCGGGAATTCATCCGCATGATCGGCCTCTGGGGCATGCGTTTCGTGTACCGCGCCCGCATCATGGGGCAAAACAACATCCCTGAATACGGGGGAGTCATCATCATATCCAACCATGTGACCTATGGAGATGCCCTGTTCCTCTCCATGGTTTTTCCACGTCCCATCCGCTTTATCGTTGCAGAGGAATTCGTCACTTTGCGCTGGCTCGGCTGGCTACTGGAACTCTTCAACTGCCTTCCCATCTCTTCCCGCAAGCCACGTGAAGCCCTATCCAAAGCGATCCAGGCGCTCAAAGACGGTGAAGTTATCTGCATCTTTCCCGAAGGCCAGCTCACCCGTACCGGTACCCTCTGTGCCGCCCGGCGCGGCCTGGAGCTGATGGCACGCAAATCCCACTGCCCGATCGTCCCAATCTACATGGACGGCTTGTGGGGCAGCGTTTTTTCCTATTCCGGGAACCGTTTCTTCTCCAAGAAACCCCGGCAAATTCCCTACCGTTTCACAGCAGCCATCGGAGAACCTCTCGATCCTCAGACAGTCACATCCGTCCAAGCCATCAATGTCCTCCGCAGACTTTCGGCGGATTGCCTCGACGTCTCCGCCCATATCGGGCGCAACAGCATTCTGGCACATCTGGAGAATATCGGCACGGACATGCTCGTTACATCCAACACCGGAGAACTGACAGGCAATGACATAGCCCACTACCTCATCAACGAGAGCGCTCCTCCGGACAAGGGAGTCCTCACGGACTGGGTACGGCAGTTCATCGACTGCTGTGGTGACAGAGACAACCTCAACAGGTTGTGGATCAACGCTCAGCAAATTGACCGCGTCAACTCCTTCCTGCCAGGGGAAACCATGTTGACAACTGTTGGCAACGGAGAAAACCAGGAAGCGGTCGTCGCTATCTTCTGGCCCATTCTGACCAACACGCCGGTCTACCTGCTCAACGACCACGATTCCTCCATCCCGGCCTTCATCCGCCAAATAGCCGGAGGATTTCATCTGCGCAAAAGACTTTACGATCTTGTTCCTCCCAGGAGGCTCCAGTTCTACGACTTCAGCAACAAGCCCAGTCTTACTCTGCCCAACACGACATGGAAACCCTGTTTCTGTTCCGACAAAGGCTGCGTCATCTCCATGTCCATGTGCCACGGCGTGTTCAAACTGGACGACGGTACCGTCCAATTGGGTATGAGGCCGCGTACCCTCGGCCGTCTCCTGCCGGGATTCTACCAGACCAGTAGCAATGCCTCTGAAATCATGGGGCCATCCCTCAAGGAACCCTACTCCCTCCCGCCTAACACCTACCTTGATGAATCGGGATTCCTCGCAGAATTGCAGAGTGATTCCAAGGATTCATGA
- the ssb gene encoding single-stranded DNA-binding protein, protein MANLNKVFLMGNLTADPELRTTPKGTAVTDIRLAINRYFAGTPENNDRQEETTFVDITLWNRQAEIACTYLKKGQGVFIEGRLQLDSWEDRQSGQKRTKLRVIGENLQLFPRGGGSGDSFAPRQQSGGYQQQGGSNYSAPRSGNPGYPPQSAQGPVDDFGDDDDIPF, encoded by the coding sequence ATGGCCAATCTCAATAAAGTATTCCTGATGGGGAACCTGACAGCAGATCCCGAACTCCGTACTACTCCCAAAGGGACAGCCGTTACAGACATCCGCCTTGCCATCAACAGGTATTTTGCAGGAACTCCCGAAAACAACGACCGTCAGGAAGAAACGACTTTTGTGGACATCACTCTCTGGAACCGCCAGGCGGAAATCGCCTGCACCTATTTGAAAAAAGGCCAGGGTGTCTTCATCGAAGGACGCCTCCAGCTCGACTCCTGGGAAGACCGTCAAAGCGGACAAAAACGCACAAAACTCCGTGTTATCGGGGAAAACCTCCAGCTGTTTCCCCGCGGCGGCGGATCCGGAGATTCCTTCGCCCCCCGTCAACAATCCGGCGGTTACCAGCAGCAGGGAGGCAGCAACTACAGTGCCCCCCGCAGCGGCAATCCCGGATATCCACCCCAGTCAGCCCAAGGCCCCGTCGACGATTTCGGAGACGACGACGATATTCCGTTCTAA
- a CDS encoding peptide ABC transporter substrate-binding protein, producing the protein MMIPIAVLLLCGGCRDGSSVDEANRKGMLILGNNAEPQSFDPHIATSVADSKIINAVMEGLLRGDAADDSAYHPGVARTWERNDRADEWTFHLREDAVWSDGTPLTSADFDYAYHRLLHPKFGGRYADMLYPLKNAEAYNKDRRGEILCGPESGFSVPWERIRDANWEGLKDVPASHPEPELVRKGLNRMTAGELVRVSADPGLLAWPSSCSDEDRRAVLACMLADARAGRPDLWDKSRVGIVCPNSRTVRLELRAPMPMLPLLLLHNTWFPVPAHALEAHGGMLDRSGAWTRPGAAVGNGPFLMAEHRFNDYVEVRKNPRYHDADSVGLNAVRFLPIVNGFTETRMYFDGKLHVSNNVPAEMTAYARRKGGDEFRQEDYYTTIFYRLNVKRPPLNDARVRKALSMALDRESLVRDVAGGAGKPCFGFTPPGAGYETPSVVGYAPDEARRLLAEAGFPGGRGFPRIELMTTSREVQKTMAEAIQAMWKSQLGIEVDIRSCEWTAYKFAQNTMNYDICSSSWSGDYLDPASFLDLWTQDSGNNNTGWTEKEYDEMMRRAHETGDMKERTDWMRRAESLMLDGAPVIPLYWSRRCYLKRPEVQGWHALLLDNHILEDVHLKGGDKVR; encoded by the coding sequence ATGATGATTCCGATTGCCGTGCTGCTGCTGTGTGGCGGTTGCCGTGACGGAAGTTCCGTGGATGAGGCAAACAGGAAGGGCATGCTGATCCTTGGCAATAATGCGGAGCCGCAGAGCTTCGATCCCCATATCGCAACGTCTGTGGCGGACAGCAAGATTATCAATGCGGTGATGGAGGGGTTGCTGCGCGGTGACGCTGCCGACGATTCCGCGTATCACCCCGGAGTGGCTCGGACATGGGAGCGGAACGACAGAGCGGATGAATGGACTTTCCATCTGCGGGAGGATGCCGTGTGGAGCGATGGGACTCCTTTAACTTCGGCTGACTTTGATTATGCCTATCACCGCCTGCTGCATCCGAAATTTGGCGGTCGTTATGCCGATATGCTGTATCCGCTGAAGAATGCGGAGGCGTATAACAAGGATCGCCGTGGCGAAATATTGTGTGGACCGGAATCGGGTTTCTCTGTTCCCTGGGAGCGTATCCGTGATGCCAACTGGGAGGGGTTGAAGGATGTTCCCGCGAGTCACCCGGAGCCGGAACTTGTCCGGAAGGGGTTGAATAGGATGACTGCCGGTGAATTGGTGCGCGTTTCTGCCGATCCCGGACTGCTGGCGTGGCCTTCTTCCTGTAGTGATGAAGATCGCCGGGCTGTGCTGGCGTGCATGCTGGCCGATGCCCGGGCGGGAAGGCCCGATTTGTGGGATAAGTCCCGGGTGGGCATTGTTTGTCCGAATTCCCGGACAGTACGTCTGGAACTGAGGGCTCCAATGCCGATGCTTCCCTTGCTGTTGCTGCATAATACGTGGTTTCCGGTGCCGGCTCATGCCCTGGAGGCGCATGGAGGGATGCTGGACCGCTCCGGTGCGTGGACTCGCCCGGGGGCGGCTGTCGGCAATGGTCCTTTTCTGATGGCGGAGCACAGGTTTAACGATTATGTGGAGGTGAGGAAAAACCCACGGTATCACGATGCCGACTCGGTGGGGTTGAATGCGGTGAGGTTCCTGCCGATTGTCAATGGTTTTACGGAAACTCGGATGTATTTCGACGGTAAGCTGCACGTGTCCAACAACGTGCCTGCCGAGATGACGGCCTATGCCAGGCGGAAGGGGGGGGATGAGTTCCGGCAAGAAGATTATTATACGACGATTTTCTACAGGTTAAACGTGAAACGTCCTCCTCTGAACGATGCCCGTGTCCGCAAGGCTTTATCCATGGCTCTGGATCGAGAGTCTCTCGTTCGCGATGTGGCGGGCGGTGCGGGGAAACCCTGTTTCGGTTTTACTCCGCCGGGTGCTGGGTATGAGACTCCCTCCGTAGTCGGATATGCGCCGGACGAAGCCCGGAGATTGCTGGCGGAAGCCGGATTCCCCGGCGGGCGCGGCTTTCCGAGGATTGAATTGATGACGACGTCCCGCGAGGTACAGAAAACGATGGCGGAAGCCATCCAGGCTATGTGGAAGAGCCAATTGGGGATCGAAGTCGATATCCGTTCCTGCGAATGGACGGCGTACAAGTTTGCCCAGAATACGATGAATTACGATATCTGTTCGTCATCGTGGTCGGGGGATTATCTGGATCCGGCTTCGTTCCTGGATTTGTGGACGCAGGATTCGGGCAACAACAACACTGGATGGACGGAGAAAGAATACGACGAGATGATGCGCCGCGCCCATGAAACGGGCGACATGAAGGAACGGACGGACTGGATGCGCCGGGCGGAATCCCTGATGCTGGATGGAGCTCCGGTGATTCCCCTGTATTGGTCACGCAGGTGCTATTTGAAAAGACCGGAAGTTCAGGGATGGCATGCTCTGCTGCTGGACAACCATATTCTGGAGGATGTTCACCTGAAAGGAGGAGATAAAGTTCGATGA